In Gossypium arboreum isolate Shixiya-1 chromosome 6, ASM2569848v2, whole genome shotgun sequence, the following are encoded in one genomic region:
- the LOC108484607 gene encoding aquaporin TIP4-1: MPKIALGTSLEAAQPDCIKALVVEFITTFLFVFVGVGAAMAADESGANALVGLFAVAVAHALVVGVMISAGHISGGHLNPAVTLGLLFGGHITVVRAILYWIDQLLASSAACILLKYLTGGLNTPVHTLASGMGFLQGVIWEIILTFALLFTVYATIVDPKKGSIDGLGPMLTGFVVGANILAGGAFSGASMNPARSFGPALVSWNWTDHWVYWVGPLIGGGLAGYIYENFFIVRTHVLLPQNEAF; this comes from the exons ATGCCGAAAATTGCCTTGGGAACAAGCCTAGAGGCTGCTCAGCCTGACTGCATCAAAGCTCTTGTCGTCGAGTTTATCACCACTTTCCTTTTCGTCTTCGTTGGAGTAGGAGCTGCCATGGCTGCCG ATGAGTCGGGGGCAAATGCGCTGGTGGGATTGTTTGCTGTGGCGGTGGCTCATGCCCTTGTCGTCGGCGTTATGATATCGGCCGGACACATATCAGGCGGCCATCTTAACCCAGCCGTCACGCTTGGGTTGCTATTCGGTGGTCACATCACGGTGGTCCGTGCGATCCTCTACTGGATCGATCAGTTGTTGGCATCTTCAGCTGCTTGTATACTTCTCAAGTATCTCACTGGAGGATTG AACACTCCGGTTCACACATTAGCAAGTGGAATGGGGTTCCTTCAAGGTGTTATATGGGAGATTATTCTCACATTCGCATTGCTGTTCACAGTGTATGCCACCATAGTAGACCCCAAGAAAGGTTCCATCGATGGGCTAGGTCCAATGCTCACTGGCTTCGTCGTTGGGGCCAACATCTTAGCCGGTGGAGCTTTCTCGGGTGCTTCAATGAACCCGGCTCGGTCATTCGGACCGGCTCTAGTGAGCTGGAACTGGACCGATCACTGGGTTTACTGGGTGGGACCCCTAATCGGAGGTGGCCTTGCTGGCTACATATATGAGAACTTCTTCATCGTCAGAACCCATGTTCTCCTTCCCCAGAATGAAGCCTTTTAA